CCCCAAGCCCCGGCCCTTCGGGAGGTTCCACGGACATAGATGAGGGGATTGCGGATGTGATGTCCGGTTATTTCAGGCGGATGCAGGGAATAGTTCAAGATGGGATAGCGGTGAGTTCGCTAACCACATGGGAGACATCATGCTGTCGAGGAGGTTGAGAATGGCGTGAGCTGAAGGACGGGTGGCGAGGCCGGATACCTGAGGGAACGCAAGACAAGTGACCCGGGATGCGTTGCTTGAAGCCCGATCGAGTCAGGTTCAGGACCTTGCGCGGAAAGGAACGGAGGGGAATTGGGGATGTACAGGCTGGATGGTAAGAGGGTAGTCATCACCGGTGCCGGTTCAGGGTTGGGAAGGGCCCTTTCGCTGGCCCTGGCCTCCAGGGGGTGCCGGATAGGCGTGGTGGATATAGACGAGTCCAGGGCAGGAGAGACCCTGGAAATGGTAAGGCAGAAGGGCGGGGACGGTGAGGCCTACCGCCTGGACGTGAGCCGGCCGGAGGAAGTGGAGGCCATGGCCGAGCACTTCTTCCGATCCTGGGGTGGAGTGGACGTCCTGGTCAATAACGCCGGCGTGGTTTCCACCGGTTTCGTGGGGGACATCCCCCTGGAGGACTGGGAATGGGTTTTCGGGGTCAACTTCTGGGGGATGCTCTACGGGTGCCATTTCTTCATTCCCCGCATGAAGACGCAAGGAGGCGGGTACATCGTCAACGTGGCCTCGGCGGCTGGTCTTTTGACCCTCCTGGAGATGGGTCCCTACAACGCCACCAAGGCGGCGGTCATCGCTCTCACCGAGACCCTGCGGAGCGAGCTGGCTCCCTTCAACATAGGGGTCACCGCCGTATGCCCCATGTTCTTCAACACCCGCCTCCTGGAGAGCATGCGCTACACCGACGATTTCGAGAGGGAGTTCGCCGAGACCACCTTCCGTTACGCGCGCATGAGCGCGGAGCAGGTGGCGGAGGCGGTGATCCAGGCGGTGGAGAAAAGGAGGCTGTACGTTGTCCCCCAGCTTTCCGGGAGGCTGTTCTGGCTGATCAAGCGGATGAAACCAGGTCTCTATCACCGCACCCTGGCCTTTTTCAACCGCGACGACCTGGGGAGGCGACTCCTGCTTTGGATGGCGCGCAAGGGACTCATCCAGTAGGACGAACGCAGGTTGCCCCCTTAGGCTC
The sequence above is a segment of the Actinomycetota bacterium genome. Coding sequences within it:
- a CDS encoding SDR family NAD(P)-dependent oxidoreductase, yielding MYRLDGKRVVITGAGSGLGRALSLALASRGCRIGVVDIDESRAGETLEMVRQKGGDGEAYRLDVSRPEEVEAMAEHFFRSWGGVDVLVNNAGVVSTGFVGDIPLEDWEWVFGVNFWGMLYGCHFFIPRMKTQGGGYIVNVASAAGLLTLLEMGPYNATKAAVIALTETLRSELAPFNIGVTAVCPMFFNTRLLESMRYTDDFEREFAETTFRYARMSAEQVAEAVIQAVEKRRLYVVPQLSGRLFWLIKRMKPGLYHRTLAFFNRDDLGRRLLLWMARKGLIQ